One window of the Ureibacillus sp. FSL W7-1570 genome contains the following:
- the rpmG gene encoding 50S ribosomal protein L33: protein MRVNITLACTECGERNYITTKNKRNNPERLELKKYCSREKKVTLHRETK from the coding sequence ATGCGTGTAAATATTACTTTAGCTTGCACAGAATGCGGAGAACGTAATTATATTACAACAAAAAATAAACGCAACAATCCAGAACGTCTTGAACTTAAAAAATATTGCTCTCGCGAGAAGAAAGTCACTCTTCACCGTGAAACGAAGTAA
- a CDS encoding 5-formyltetrahydrofolate cyclo-ligase, which produces MNKKEWRKTIKSALSELSNETYHKYSSMIKERLMNEPFLKQCGTVAITISKPPEVETRKIIEELWRLEKRVAVPKCNPESRTMDFYEITSFSQLETVYMDLEEPIPSQTVYVSPEEIDLMIVPGIVFDAKGYRIGYGGGYYDRYLPKCSGRFISLAFHLQIVDELPKESHDIPVDIIITEKSVINCEHNRREQNEDNP; this is translated from the coding sequence TTGAACAAAAAAGAATGGCGAAAAACGATAAAATCGGCTTTGAGCGAATTGTCCAATGAAACTTATCATAAATATTCATCGATGATTAAAGAACGATTGATGAACGAACCCTTCCTCAAGCAATGCGGAACGGTAGCGATTACGATTTCAAAGCCGCCTGAAGTCGAAACCCGCAAGATTATTGAAGAATTATGGCGTTTGGAAAAGCGGGTGGCTGTACCGAAATGCAATCCGGAAAGCCGCACGATGGATTTTTATGAAATTACAAGTTTCAGCCAACTGGAAACGGTTTATATGGATTTGGAGGAGCCGATCCCTTCCCAGACGGTTTACGTCTCTCCCGAAGAAATCGATTTGATGATTGTTCCGGGAATCGTATTCGATGCAAAAGGGTATCGAATCGGATATGGAGGGGGTTATTATGACCGCTATTTGCCAAAATGTAGCGGGCGTTTTATCTCACTGGCCTTTCATTTGCAGATTGTTGACGAATTGCCAAAGGAATCACATGATATACCGGTCGATATAATCATTACTGAAAAATCGGTTATAAATTGCGAACACAATCGGAGGGAGCAAAATGAAGACAATCCTTGA
- a CDS encoding YqgQ family protein has protein sequence MKTILDIRNLLRQYGSFIYTGDRIGDLMMMEDEIRELYKSQILDVKEYQSALLIIRNEIKLEEERKMNVKY, from the coding sequence ATGAAGACAATCCTTGATATTCGGAATTTGTTGAGACAATATGGATCGTTCATTTATACAGGGGATCGTATTGGCGACCTGATGATGATGGAAGATGAGATTCGTGAGTTATATAAGTCGCAAATTTTGGATGTAAAGGAATACCAATCCGCCTTATTGATCATCCGAAATGAAATTAAATTGGAAGAAGAGAGAAAAATGAACGTGAAATATTAA